In Phaseolus vulgaris cultivar G19833 chromosome 7, P. vulgaris v2.0, whole genome shotgun sequence, the genomic stretch AATGCTGTTTTTTTTTGTGATAGTTACCTATGTCATATTTTACTGTCCTGGATctatgttattattataattgcATTGTGACTTTTAGTTTTGATGTTTATTGAGCCAGCAGAGTTTTGAGTTCTGCATTTATGTTCGATTTGCAATGGATGTGGTCAATCCAATATAATTTTGAGTATTCTTGTTACCTAAAATATTACTAATGTTTTTTCAATATCTACAATTATCTTGCAAATTTGACAAAGATCACAAATTATCAGAACTAGCAACTCCAAACGTTTTCCTTAAATCATTCCAATAATCACCAGCTTATTCTTGAGATAAAGGCAGAATCTGTTGATTTCTGTGCTTTCACCTGAACTTGACTGAAAGATTCTTTAAAAACTAGAAACACAGATCAAAGCAGTTGTATATCTAGCAGAATAAAAGCAACCATGATGTGGTAGCGAATAAGTGAATCTATAAGCTTAAGCATGCTGAAGACTTCTAAAGTAAGAAATGAAGAACTCTGGATGCAGCAActtgtggggaataaaattataaaagactAATGGCTTATATGGGAAAAGTTCAGTGTCTAATGGCCTAAACTTTTGGCATGGTGAATGATTGTCCTCTTGGTCATGTTAAATGTAAAATTTTTTGAAGTTTGTTTACAATCTTGGGATGCTACTTTTCAAGATTTCATTTATATTCTCACATAAACGAATGTCCCAATTTTGTTCACCAAAGTTCTGTAGATGTTAAAAGGTATTGGAACTAAAACCATATGCTATGACAAGTCTAATGCTTTAAATGTCGTATTATAACAAGGACAATTTGTGGCTTATACTGCCTTTCAATGTGCACAGATATAATATATTGATTTGTCATTCCTTTTAAGATAAACAAATTTTTACAAACTAAAAGTCTTTTGAAAACATCATGATCTTCTTCCATGTTCTAATAACAGATGTTATCTGTACAaatcaaccttttcaaaactaCCTTAACAAGACTGTTTATCTTTCTTAAAAGTGACGAACCCTTTAGTCATAACAAAATGTTTTAGTTATATGAAtttgttttcaaataaaaaaaaaatcaaatgtgTTGATTAACTTAGGAACCGAATTTTGGTTTTACACAATATTATCATAACAACAAATGAACTGCTATAATAAGCTGATACTGTTGCGTGGCCAAGGAAAAGAGCAAAAAAGAATTTTCTGAAGTTGATACAGAATATACATACCTCTCTGGTAACATTATACAGTGTTTTCTCCCTTCATCTTCGTACCTCCCCGCACCTTTATATTAATTGTAAATAATTAATCTATCATTGCAATTTCTGTAAAAAATGCAATCTCtagtaatattttcaaaaattttaaataattataataaaacataatcttacatttttaaataatctcaAATACATTCCGCATCTCCATACCTACATTCCAATTGCATATTTTTATTCCAACCGCAACACTTCCATTTTTTTCAACTGTAAACGATTGAAACAGTTTCATTGTTGTTATATTTGACGTTCCCTAAtacgaatatatatatatattaattttatattctatttttgtaccttgttgatttttttttatgggtTTGTGATTTAAAAAACACAAAACACACAACCAACACTAATAATAAATACCACAAAACTTACGTCAACCAATAGTATTTACCACCCGTCACCACAAACAACCTATACcacttaaaaatgaaaaagaaaacatcacACTCTCTATCATACAGAAAAATATATGTTAGaactaaaagaaatatattgttagaattataaaaaaataggaaggtgcaggaagaatttggcCAAAAAAGAAATACCTAcgtaatatattttattcatgGATAGGATGAAAACAACTAAGGCCCAATTCCACGGACAAACAGAAATACCCAAAACTAATTGGGCCGGGCCTAACCATTCAACTTAGGGTTTTCGATCATTATAAATACCCAAACTAAAATCACAAACCCTAGGGTTAGTGTTGTTGCAATTGGAATTGCAGCTCTTCCGCCACTCCACTCTCTGCACCCACTGTGTGCCACCAATACTAACGAGTTCGTTCTCTCCCTTCTCATTCTACTTCTCTTCCTCTCACTCTTCTTCTCTCTAACTCTCTTCTCACTTCATTCTGCAGCCATGGCTGACATCGTCACCGAAGCTGCCGTCGTTGCAGATCCCTCCCAACTCGATGTCAAACTCTTCAACCGCTGGAGCTTCGAAGACATTCAGGCACTCATCTCTTACTTTGACCTACATTTTTTTCAACAATAATTTTGTAATGTGTATTAGTCTGCTTCTCTTCCTTGTTAAATTGATTGAAagattaattttcttaatttagtttgatatttttttttgtgtgttattAGGTCAATGATATTTCGCTGGCTGATTATATCGGAGTTGTGTCGTCGAAGCATGCTACGTATGTTCCTCACACTTCCGGTAGGTACTCAGTGAAGCGTTTCAGAAAAGCTCAGTGCCCCATTGTAGAGAGACTCACCAACTCTCTTATGATGCACGGAAGAAACAACGGAAAGAAACTCATGGCTGTCAGGATTATCAAGCATTCCATGGAAATCATTCACTTGCTCACTGACCAGAATCCAATTCAGGTCATTGTTGATGCCGTCATCAATAGGTATGTTCCAGTGCCGAGAACTGATTTTTTTGATGTTTTTTGTGTTCGATAGCTCTCTGTTGGGTTTCAATTGTGTATGCATCGCGACTGTTTCTGGTCACTGCTTGCATTCAGAAAATTGGAATTATtggaatttttagaaaaaactGCGAGCTTAAAATTATAATGTCTAAATGgccttttattgttttgtttataatttttgtattcGTCAATTTTATGTTGTGGGCTTCTGCCTATGGATTTTGGAGAATGGAATGATGATAATGACCGTTGTCgttatcatatttatttttagcaTAAGTAGATGTTAGAGCATGTAAACATTGTGACTATGAGTAAAAGACATTCAAAGTTTATTAACGGTACCTAAGTTTAGGGATCAATGTTGAGAATTGGAGAACGACATGATGATCATTTATTTCCCTATTGGTTTGATTgcccagatgatggcacaatgTATTAGCTCTATCTGATCGTTCTCCTTAAATAAgttatatcaattttattaattgtGTGCATTTCAGTTGAGttattgtattttattaatGGGCGTTCAAATTTGATTAACGCTAGTTAAGTTTAGGGATCAATGGTTAGAATAGGAGAATGACGTGATGATCATTTATTTCCCTATTGGTTTGATTGCCTAGATGATGGCACAATGTATTAGCTCTATCTGATCATTCTCCTTAATTAAATTGGAACAATCTTATTAGTTACTAATGTTTTTGTGGTTATACTTTGGGTAAAGGACATTCAAAGTTGACTAACGCTTCTTAAGTTTATCGATCAATGTTGAGAATTGGAGAATGATATGATGATCATTTATTTCCCTATTGGTTTGATTgcccagatgatggcacaatgTATTAGCTCTATCTGATCATTCTCCTTAAATAAAGTATAATTGTAAACTGTGTGAATATTAGTtgaattattgtattttttactCAGTTGAAAATTATTATGAAATCTATCAATGTTCTGTCCAGTGAAATTTTCTCCTTGTTCCTTTGTCTTTTCTGGTTGATGATATTTTTGTAGTTACCTATTATTgatcattttctttatttatactATTTGTAACTTACATTTGAAGTTCATTAATGCCACCTAAGTTCAGTGATCAATGTTGAGAATTGGAGAATGACGTGATGATCATTTATTTCCCTATTGGTTTGATTGCCTAGATGATGGCACAAATGTATTAGCTCTATCTGATCGTTCtccttaaataaattaaaacaatctTATAAACTGTGTGTAGTCGAATCAATATATGTTACTGagtttataattattatgaaatCTATCATAGTTGTGTCAAGTGAAATTATTTTCCTGGTTCCTTTTTGTGTTTACTGGTGGATGATATTTTAGAGGTTATCTATTATTGATCATTGTCTTCATTTATCTTCTATTGTTATACaactatattatatatttatatagtaTTTGAAGTGAAACATGCTATTTCCTTTGTTAATTGTACTGTTCATGCTTTTGCTACATTTTTAGCTAAATATCAATGATGTAGCAATTGGAGAATGACATGATGATTAATTGTTTCCCTATTGGTTTGATTGCCAGTATGATGGCACAACTGTATTAGCTCTATCTGATCATTCTCCTTATTGGTTTTGCTTGTGTAAAAAAATTCTGTTCTTTGTATTGTTgtgattaaattttaagttgattttattttatttatttgctatttttttatcagtggTCCACGTGAAGATGCAACTAGAATTGGATCTGCTGGAGTGGTGAGGAGACAAGCCGTTGATATCTCACCCCTTCGACGTGTTAATCAGGCTATATATCTTCTGACAACTGGGGCACGGGAAGCTGCTTTTAGAAACATCAAGACAATTGCTGAATGCTTGGCTGATGAACTTATTAATGCCGCAAAAGGTTCATCTAACAGGTATAATTTCACTCATTTTCTCAGATTAAATCATCGTATGTAGTTATAATCCTTATTACTTAAAACTGCTAATTTATTTCAGTTATGCCatcaagaagaaagatgaaattGAAAGAGTTGCCAAGGCTAATCGTTAAGCTGTTGGAAGCTGTACTGTACCAGAAAGATTTTGATTCGATTTTTGTACTTCATTAATTACAATTTCGAATATTGTGCAATGCTCTTCTCTggctttagttaatttttaGTTCGTTTTAAGGGATTTTGATTCTTGGACGTAAATTTATATTCCAAGACATTGAATTTATTACTAAGcctcttttataaatttttgtgaTCATCTGTTTCCCTGTTGGTGTTACAATTAGTGACAattttatgaattatgtaattacGAATTGTTAATGTACTAAtatttaaaccctaaacccaaaaATGATATTAACCGTATTAGAGGTTCAAAATAAGGTcatatttttacaataaaatagAATTGAATTAATAATTAACTAAGTACACAATACTTGTGGTGTTGTGTTTTTGACAACGgtaataatttgttttctttgATACTTAAGAATAAGTAaaacttattattttcaattaagtCTTATATATTGTCATTGGCTTATAATTTAGTTTTACAAAACCAATTCGAAAAGCTTAGACCTAACACTGTCATTGCTTTATATACGTATGAACACACACTTTAGTAAGATTGggaaaaatcaaataatttgtaaCGTGGATAAAtttgattatgaaatttaagaaagtaaattttaaatttaatttaattattaaaaatcaaaactaaGAAAGTTAAATTTGAatctatttatatactattaTTTGATGATATTTATCGTAAATAGAAAATatgagatattattttttaattacataaatatatataatgaataaaagttattattatttaatgaaatgTTATTAGAAACATATCTTTCTACTTAAAAATAACTCACTAAAATTAGTCATctcatatattattttagtatttgtttttgtaaaattatatatatttttaaaactagattactttaatgtaataaatatttcttatacaCATGCATGCGAACTAATGTATTTTCGgtagtttatataattttaataaaaagaaatcatataaaatcttcaaaaataatacataaaaaatgaaaaaaagatgTTAACGTTTCACTTGAATCCGATTACACAGGTTATAACACCTTCGGTTCTTGTTGGTTCGGTTTGGATCCGAATACTTGAAACCCGAACCCGATAATATAGCAGCTTGTATTCGGATCCCTACCAATCTCTTCTCCAACTCTTCCTCGCCACACCAGATTAGAGCAATGGCGGACCAACTCCAACTCAACCCTAACTCGGTCACTGGACTCACTGAGTCCTCCGCACCCTCCGACGACGACGAACCGGCTCTCAGCTCCCACACTCTCGCCGCCCTTAAAGAATTCCTCGCCGAGCAGCAGCATCACTCCGACGCCGGAGAAGGCTCCGAAGTTTCTCTCGTGTCCGAGAATTGGAATTTGAGCCAGTTCTGGTACAGTGCCGAAACAGCGAAAACCGTCGCCGAGGAAGTTCTCACTCTCTGCGGTGGCGTCCACGCTCGCGTTGCCTGCATTGCTTGCCCTACTCTCTATGTTTATCTCAAGGTTTGTTCCTGCTCCTCTGCTATTTCAGTTTGATTTTAATTAGTAAATGTATTTACCTTTTTGTTTAAGTGAGAGTGGTTGGGATTGACGTTCATGATTTTGGAATGAAATTTGCATAATAGTTGAAAAGTTATTGAGCATTGCCTTAAGAGCTTGGATTATGTATGAATTTTGTTTACACCAAGTTTAGTTGGTTCCAGTTGAGGTGAACTTGGATTCTTTAAGCATGATCTCATGTTCGAGTTTGATTGTCGTGTATGAAAGAAATGTAATTGATGGAACACTCTTCCGAGAATATTACTCATGTGCTAAGTCTTGACATTTCGGAGCAATAACACGATTACCCAAAAAAATGTATGAAGTTTGTCGTGGTCTTGGTTTAATTTGTAATATAAAGTCTCAGTGTAGAAGATGTTTACAATTTCAAATCCTTATAGGTGAAAGTAGTTTATTTAGAATGCTTTGAATCATGTATAGCCATTTATCATAAATTTGTGGACTTTTATGTTGACAGAGTAAAAATCTTTAGGCTAGCAGTCTATGAAAATTAAGTTCATTTGAGAAAGGTAAAGAGATGAAGTAGGCCTCATTTTCAGCAATTAGTATTAACTAATGGATTTAATTAGAATACGCTgatagtataatttttttactctttCATCCTGTCATAGATATTTCAAATTCATGCATgataagattttttattttataatacttttaaaaatcatatttagaGTGTTTTCTAGTTTCTAATTAGTTGACAATGTAAAAAGATATTGTGTGAAAATTAAACTCTGGATTCGCTTTTGCTCTATTAGTAacattttccttttcctttcttcaacCTTCAGCAAATGAATCCTAATGCCACTGTGCAACTTCTTGAGTATGACAAACGTTTTCAGCAATATGGAAGTGATTACACATTTTATGACTACAATCTCCCTGATGAAATACCATCAGAATTGAAGCATTCCTGCAAAGTTGTAGTTGCTGATCCTCCTTACTTGGTGAGAATTAATTGCTGACGTGTTACCTTGTAAATTAGTGTCTTCTGTACCTTTTTCTTCCATTTCTGCCAATTGGTTTGTACTTCACAGAAAACTATAAAATGGTTCGGTTGGCAGAGGATTAATTGATCGTCATTTATTTTTCATGtgaaaatttatttgtataaCTTTATTTAGTGTGCAAGTTGTTAAAAGAGTTTGAACTGTATAGCTTAATCAAGTTAAAACATTCATAGtcttctaatttttatttattacaaaaCTATTGTTTTGGACTTCTCTTAAGTTGGATTCCTCCCCCTTTGTATACTTTTTATATCTCCTGATTAAAAGTAATAACAGTACTGTCATATGAAGCTGATATTCCTCCCTCCCCTGTACGTTTGATCGCAATCAGAAATCAATATGAagctaattttttattttgctttatattaaattatccTGTGTTGGACAACCAAAGGCTGTGCTGTATGGTGCATTCCTTAACATCCCTTTTCAATGAGTTGAATTGCATGCTTCATGAATACACAGGTTTCTATATTCCAATGTGAACTAAATTTAAAGCCTGTTTCGTGAATTCTCTTCTCACAGCTTCTGGCAATGAGTCATCTATCTGCTTTATTTTTGCGTAACTCAGTTTTGTATTTGTAATTACTTGTTACCAGAAAGGGTACCAACAATGTTACATTATAAGAAAAATCTAATGTTATTTAAGACATGACAAACCTTTTTTCCTTTCATTAAAGTAAAGAACTTAGATTACTGCATAAAGAATTTGAGTCTTGAACCAGTATCGTAATCCCCGGAGACTATGAGACTGAGAATATACAATACTTTCAACTTAAAACAAAGTGACATAACTAATGATTTTCTTAACGCAATTATTTGGTAGTAGAGCAAAGAGTGCTTGGAGAAAGTTGCTGAAACGATTCGTCTGCTCATACAACCTGGAGAGTCATTTGTGCTTCTGCTCACAGGTATCAATGAATTTTATCATATTGTGTTTTTATCAGTCTGAATGTTTATGACGAGATAGTCAGTCTGAAGAATTATTAAGAAATATAACTGTTTTCGTTGTTGGGTATTCTAATTTTTGTATTACACTTTTTTAGGAGATGTGCAGAAAGAAAGGGCAGCAGAGATCTTGGGCCTGTATCCCTGTGGTTTTAGGCCTCAGCATTCCAGCAAACTTGGAAATGAGTTTCGGTTGTTCTCAAACTATGACCCTGAAACGAGACTAGGAGGGTGGGAAAAATAGGTACATATTTTTCCTTTGGTTGCCAATGTGTTCTTAGTCTCTGAGAATTTGATCAAAATTGATTTTAGTTCCTTTATTTTAAAAGCGGTGATTTCGAAGATTTTATTCTTGACTCTATCTATACTTCATTGCCTTGAACGGGGACGAAATCCACTACATTTTAGGAAATACAAGAACCAAAACAAACGTTTTTAcaaataggaactaaaataaatttgaatatatgTTTTTGGTCCCTTTAAAATTTTCCTAATTTGGTTTtactctttcaaaaattcttatttttatctctCATTAGAAAATTCTCCACTCTTAGTCCTGAAAGTGGTTATAAACTTATATAATTAACATTTAATGACTTATAAACCGTCACAAAAATCACTTTAAGGATCAGAAGTAAAGTATTTCCAAATTAAAGGGAAGAAATAAGTAAATTTTTGAAGGGTTAAaaccaaatttgaaaaaattatattttaccctgaagtttaatatattttccCCTATAGCTTGTCAACACTCAATTTCATTCCATATATTCTATAAGGAATGTGCATATGAAAGTGAGTATAGAATAAATTGGTGGTCGATTCGGGATTTTCCAATTTGAAAATGACAGTTGGAATATGATGTAGGTGTATGAAGCTGCAGTTGCATATTTTACGAGGATGGGTATATTGAATGATCTTGTCTGTCAATTCAAGGACATTGAAGTTATTCTGCTAGAAATACTGATAAAATATCAACGTTTCTTAGGATTGATATTGGCCTCTAGGCAACAAGCGTGTATTTTTTGAGATTGCTGGTCCAAGATATTTTCCATTTTGTTCAATTTCTTGTGAGAGGCACAGTTTTGGATCGTATTAGATTATTACGAGGAATTTAGTTTCAATGGACCCATCAAACTTGTCTTTTCTGATATTTTCAAGTTGAGGTAAATCTTTGATTATTGTGTGGATAGCCAAGCAATTCCGCAATGAAATCTTATTGTGTGTTCGGCAAGGATTTTTGTTCTGCTTCATCATTTTAATATGCAATTTCTTAATACTAGTTTGTCAACAGTTCATAATTGACTTCGTTGCACAAGACAAAAGATAGTTCCTAAATGTCAGCATATGcatacacacatatatacatttcatttttcttttctcttattATCTAGTTGAATTATTGAAATGGATGATTGCAAGAAGAGTTATCAATATAACCTTTAATCCCCTTTAATATCAGATTCTTAGTAATACTatgtttctttgttttttatatatttgatctttatttatataaagaTAAAGATGAGTATAAGGACCTATAGTATAAGGACCTATACAGGCATAAAGACATTTTTGGCAGACTTATTTGCTAGTATAGCTTTCATGGCAATCCAAATTTAGCCCTTCATTCATCTTCAACAGTAAAACCACATATACAAATATAGTGCAAATGTGACATGGTATTTTGGGAGGCATTTAAATATTTCAGTATAAGACAAAGGAGCagcatttaaattattttaatgcaGATAAAACCAAAAGATGTTGCAGAGAAAAAGAACATTATAGATACACTTTTATTCATCATCAAAGGTAAACAGAAGAAACTGGGAAGTGGGGTTACTGGTTTTTATTTTGCTGTGGAGGTTTCACAATAAGGACAGGTGTCCTTGCATGATGTGCACAGTGGTCACTCACACTTCCAAGAAGTGTCCTGCCACCAAAGTATATATAAGAAAGCAAAACTTTATTTTAACctaaaaaatattaaggaaGATGAGAAACACAAACCTACCTTTTGAGGGCACCAAGGCCACGACTGCCCAAAACAAGGAGATTAACTTGCATTTGGTCTGCTGCTTCACAGATCATTTCCCTTGGATCTCCATTCAGAATCATGCTTTCTGCTTTCACCTGCATTTTCATCTTCAATCactatttcatttcattaaaacaaactctttttttttcattttatttttaaaccaaGTTGATGTGTTTTCATTCATTTAAATAATGTCAATAATTCGAAATTAATAcccttaataaaagaaatttaaatttaagagataaaaataaaataattcagataaaactaaaattatattttaataaaaattaaatgcaATCTTTTTACTATCTCTATAATGTTAATCACTATCTAATCGTCTATGGACATTTTAAGGATCATTTATATTCTTGTTAGAACTCAAAACTGgtttatttgtttaattttcttagaaaaaGAACTTACAATGATTTTTAATATGTTTGagtaaattgattttaaaaaatatttatttcaaaaaaacatATCAATTTCTGcttatataataatagtaataacaaTCAATCACTAGaataaaaaatgagtttttgTAAAGTAATGACACATTTACCAGCTTATCATGACACATTTTCAATGCCCTTGAGAGAACAGATGCTGATTTTTCTTCTTGTGCTTTCTTCACTGACTCCACCACTACATTTGCAGGATAAAATGCTGTTGAAGGCACCataaaatcatatatttttacCACAAAATGCACACAcacaaaacatatatatatatatatatatatatttcattctTTTGAATTGAACTCTAATATTTCTTTTCCTAATTGCCTActccctatttttttttttttggaatcacttaaaaaaacaacataacaacataaaactaatctagataaaaaaatgacaacaacataaacaaaatataaataaaaaataaacacaacaactactactagaaaatcatcAAGTAACCCATCAagataaatttagaaactatttataataatgaataagatagagaaaatatagaagaaatattatgtttttaagaaataaaagataattaaacTAATAAATACTTTAATTAAAAGACTAAAAGTGATATAAACATACATATTTTAAAAGACTAAGAgatcaaaaacatattttaacctaATCTTAAACTGAAAATGAATGTTGTAAGAAGAGGGTGATGAAATTAACCAGCTCCACCAGGTCCAACTGGGTAGACAAAGTTATGAACTTTAGGCTCAACATGAAGCAGAAACACCATGCCCTCATTCTCCTCTGTTGCTTCTCCCACAGTAGCCATGGCAGTGAAGAGATTATCAATGGCCCACTTCAGAGCATAGAGGCTTCCATCACTCTCATCTACACCAACCATCaccttcatcctcatcctccttTGTTCTTCTGCTCCTCCACTTTCTTCCATCACTTTTCCTCACTTTATCACTAACACTTCAACCCTATTACCACCATTTGCACTTATATATAATCTGCATCATCTCATTCTCACGCTTTTGCCCCTCACACTTTCGCTTATTTTCAGGTTTTTCTGTCTTTTTTCTCATGCAAATGTTTGAGACTTGGCAGCTCCAGAGTCCGTGTTTGCATGACAGCTGAATACGTGTAAACCTTGCACATCAATACCTTTGCCTTCATGCACAAATGTTCAGTGtcagaaaaaaattgttataattaaaaaaaaaggaatacttttggtttcactatttttttataatttttttttcgcttaatttcaaattaatgaacttttttttttaaagaaaatgtcattttagtttttttttttttacttttagtgataaaaactataaaattaaaaaattgtaaacaatGTACCGTTTGGTCATATCGAATCATGACTCGATTATTTAAGTATACCTCTTTCATCCACTTAGTTCTAAGTCgaatataacataaaaattgattaaaataaagGCAGATCCAATGATCTTGATAAAACTCGACTGTGAATTAATTAAATGTTCTaggaataaaaacaaaatgacttaaatatttaattaaaaaaaaataattggtttcaatatattttttacaaatttgtttttttttccgcttaatttctatttaatgaatttttttattaagaaaatatgccattttagttttttttatacttttagtgataaaaactataaaattatgaaattatataGAACATTATAAAACCTAAATTTATATGTGATTCTATGTGAAGTTAATCTTTCTTTATAGTTAAATTTAATATTCACtactttcttttatatatattggaTGTCACCTTTCTTACtgtaaaacttttaaaattcaTAGAAAAGTCACAAAAGAATTCATTTATTGTAAGTTTATAGAAAATTGACTAGaaaaatatctataaaatattacaaattaaaataaaaatttaatgacAATTTTTTACTGTGATAAATCCCTTGTTTGTTGGTTGGATTAGTATAATTTTTCGTTCAGTTATGTTTTCTATTAGAATAAATGGTAGTTTCgtgagtttt encodes the following:
- the LOC137830692 gene encoding uncharacterized protein: MADQLQLNPNSVTGLTESSAPSDDDEPALSSHTLAALKEFLAEQQHHSDAGEGSEVSLVSENWNLSQFWYSAETAKTVAEEVLTLCGGVHARVACIACPTLYVYLKQMNPNATVQLLEYDKRFQQYGSDYTFYDYNLPDEIPSELKHSCKVVVADPPYLSKECLEKVAETIRLLIQPGESFVLLLTGDVQKERAAEILGLYPCGFRPQHSSKLGNEFRLFSNYDPETRLGGWEK
- the LOC137830693 gene encoding uncharacterized protein isoform X1 — its product is MEESGGAEEQRRMRMKVMVGVDESDGSLYALKWAIDNLFTAMATVGEATEENEGMVFLLHVEPKVHNFVYPVGPGGAAFYPANVVVESVKKAQEEKSASVLSRALKMCHDKLVKAESMILNGDPREMICEAADQMQVNLLVLGSRGLGALKRTLLGSVSDHCAHHARTPVLIVKPPQQNKNQ
- the LOC137830691 gene encoding small ribosomal subunit protein uS7-like, whose protein sequence is MADIVTEAAVVADPSQLDVKLFNRWSFEDIQVNDISLADYIGVVSSKHATYVPHTSGRYSVKRFRKAQCPIVERLTNSLMMHGRNNGKKLMAVRIIKHSMEIIHLLTDQNPIQVIVDAVINSGPREDATRIGSAGVVRRQAVDISPLRRVNQAIYLLTTGAREAAFRNIKTIAECLADELINAAKGSSNSYAIKKKDEIERVAKANR
- the LOC137830693 gene encoding uncharacterized protein isoform X2, producing MEESGGAEEQRRMRMKVMVGVDESDGSLYALKWAIDNLFTAMATVGEATEENEGMVFLLHVEPKVHNFVYPVGPGGAVVESVKKAQEEKSASVLSRALKMCHDKLVKAESMILNGDPREMICEAADQMQVNLLVLGSRGLGALKRTLLGSVSDHCAHHARTPVLIVKPPQQNKNQ